A genomic region of Candidatus Woesearchaeota archaeon contains the following coding sequences:
- a CDS encoding MarR family transcriptional regulator has translation MEQKNLGIFLIIVGIALAGLFYKIKLDEEVTIQTITALREDPTDCFLEDGTCLHQQQSKIFVIGEAFSLLLFSIGVYLLFFDKTKQILALQAEQNLQIAGALQKAEVEKKKDEKFSAFLAGFSEDERKILTAIKEQEGILQSTLRFRAGLTKTDVSLILKKFEEKGIISKKPEGNTNKVYLRKVF, from the coding sequence ATGGAACAAAAGAATTTGGGTATTTTCCTGATTATCGTGGGCATTGCGCTCGCGGGGTTGTTTTATAAAATCAAACTCGATGAAGAAGTCACTATTCAAACTATCACCGCGCTTCGCGAGGATCCAACAGATTGTTTCCTCGAAGATGGCACCTGTCTTCATCAACAACAAAGCAAGATCTTTGTGATTGGCGAAGCGTTCTCGTTGTTGCTTTTTTCAATAGGGGTTTATCTTTTGTTCTTCGACAAAACAAAGCAAATTCTCGCATTACAAGCGGAGCAAAATCTTCAAATTGCCGGCGCATTACAGAAAGCGGAAGTGGAAAAGAAAAAGGATGAGAAATTTAGCGCTTTTCTTGCTGGATTTTCTGAGGATGAAAGAAAGATTCTTACTGCGATAAAAGAACAGGAAGGGATTTTGCAATCTACATTACGATTTAGAGCGGGATTAACCAAAACTGATGTTTCTTTGATCTTGAAAAAATTTGAAGAGAAAGGGATTATTAGCAAGAAACCAGAAGGGAATACGAATAAGGTTTATTTGAGGAAGGTTTTTTGA
- a CDS encoding chorismate mutase produces the protein MDAELCTYRTEIDLLDYQLLDTFSKQMELGEEARTLLGKRMKTVERVAQYKQEHGLPFFDSVREKEILASRCKYGAELGLSPAFVTDLFQRILEESHCIYRNKEI, from the coding sequence ATGGACGCTGAACTTTGCACGTATAGAACTGAAATAGATCTCCTTGACTATCAATTACTCGATACTTTTTCCAAACAGATGGAACTCGGTGAAGAAGCACGAACTCTTCTTGGAAAACGAATGAAAACTGTTGAACGTGTTGCCCAGTACAAACAAGAACATGGACTGCCCTTCTTTGACTCTGTCAGAGAAAAAGAGATTCTTGCATCACGATGCAAATATGGAGCAGAACTCGGACTTTCTCCTGCATTTGTGACTGACTTGTTTCAGCGCATTCTTGAAGAATCGCATTGTATTTACAGAAACAAAGAAATATAA
- a CDS encoding cupredoxin domain-containing protein, translating into MELQTIMKNIGTVLLVLIAGVAFGFFLSGRSISFSGDSGEETETRPDSGEYQEFTLSLGAYNYDPETITVEAGKPVRITADLNSLTGCFRTFLIPDLGIKKQFKAGDDTLEFTPTEKGSYSFRCSMGMGRGTLIVQ; encoded by the coding sequence ATGGAACTACAAACAATTATGAAAAATATCGGGACTGTCCTGCTCGTTCTTATTGCAGGAGTCGCGTTTGGCTTTTTTCTCAGTGGGAGAAGCATTTCGTTTTCAGGAGATTCTGGAGAAGAAACAGAAACTAGGCCTGACTCCGGTGAATATCAAGAATTCACGCTCTCTTTAGGCGCATATAACTATGATCCTGAAACAATCACTGTTGAAGCAGGAAAACCTGTTCGCATTACAGCAGACTTGAATTCACTCACGGGCTGCTTTCGAACATTTTTGATTCCAGACCTTGGCATCAAGAAACAATTTAAAGCAGGAGATGACACATTGGAGTTTACTCCAACAGAAAAAGGGAGCTACAGTTTCAGATGCTCTATGGGCATGGGAAGAGGCACACTGATCGTCCAATGA
- a CDS encoding heavy-metal-associated domain-containing protein has product MTKIHLNIEGVHCKSCKMVIEDNLQELGAKEIHVTVDEKKKTGTVTCEYDGDSINIVNSIKKEGYKVLK; this is encoded by the coding sequence ATGACAAAAATTCATTTGAACATTGAAGGCGTACACTGCAAAAGCTGCAAAATGGTTATTGAGGATAATTTGCAGGAACTTGGCGCAAAAGAGATTCATGTGACTGTTGATGAGAAGAAAAAAACTGGAACAGTGACATGCGAGTATGATGGAGATTCCATCAACATTGTCAACTCGATTAAAAAAGAAGGATATAAGGTGCTGAAATAA
- a CDS encoding heavy-metal-associated domain-containing protein, whose protein sequence is MQITKKTIYSPDITCGSCVKVLSKMFENTKGIEKFSISVTSSAIDLEYDASALSEEQLLRLIHNKGYRASFSVFGRKTFSDRYKDFVQNKEKYAMEYTMLRYSGLSLLLLLLLQAIVWKTIFGGDVTLLTTKALWILYLDITVVALGAALWHFHAYKTEVPCMVGMMIGMTLGMQSSMLLGTIIGATNGIFIGSVVGVLVGVVLGAFNGKCCGIMGIMEGMMAGVMGGTMGPMIAVMMQFDRLLWFMPLFMLVNLFILWGLSYMLYEEVVEENPTVEKQPLDFMTFFSFCLVSVILFVFIIFFI, encoded by the coding sequence ATGCAAATAACAAAAAAGACGATTTACAGCCCAGACATTACCTGCGGCAGCTGTGTCAAAGTACTCAGCAAAATGTTTGAGAATACAAAAGGAATAGAAAAATTTTCTATCTCTGTTACGTCCAGCGCTATTGATTTAGAATATGATGCTTCTGCGCTTTCAGAAGAACAGCTTCTTCGACTCATTCACAACAAAGGATACCGCGCGTCATTCTCTGTCTTCGGCAGAAAAACATTTTCTGACCGCTACAAAGACTTTGTTCAAAACAAAGAAAAATACGCAATGGAATATACCATGCTTCGCTATTCAGGACTTTCACTTTTGCTGCTTCTTTTGCTCCAAGCGATTGTCTGGAAAACCATCTTTGGCGGGGATGTAACACTCCTCACGACAAAAGCATTGTGGATACTTTATCTTGACATCACGGTTGTCGCTCTTGGCGCAGCACTCTGGCATTTCCACGCCTACAAAACAGAAGTTCCCTGCATGGTGGGCATGATGATCGGCATGACCTTAGGAATGCAGTCCAGCATGCTTCTCGGCACGATTATCGGGGCAACGAATGGTATCTTTATTGGCTCTGTTGTCGGGGTTCTTGTTGGCGTTGTTCTCGGCGCATTCAACGGCAAATGCTGTGGCATCATGGGCATCATGGAAGGAATGATGGCAGGAGTTATGGGTGGAACAATGGGTCCTATGATCGCGGTGATGATGCAGTTTGATCGTTTACTTTGGTTTATGCCGCTTTTCATGCTCGTGAACCTCTTTATTTTATGGGGGCTTTCGTACATGCTTTACGAAGAAGTTGTTGAAGAAAATCCAACAGTAGAAAAACAACCACTTGACTTCATGACATTTTTTTCCTTTTGTCTCGTCAGCGTTATTTTATTTGTCTTTATCATATTTTTTATTTAG
- a CDS encoding ferredoxin codes for MPKIIHYRDRCIGCNSCVEHAPQYWTISKADGKSCLLGSEKKKDCFVRTISTVEVEANKRAAQDCPVHIIHVIED; via the coding sequence ATGCCTAAAATAATTCATTACAGAGACAGATGCATTGGATGCAATTCTTGTGTTGAGCATGCTCCTCAGTATTGGACCATTTCAAAAGCTGATGGGAAGTCTTGTCTTCTTGGCTCGGAAAAGAAAAAGGACTGTTTTGTTCGCACTATTAGCACTGTTGAAGTTGAGGCGAACAAACGCGCTGCGCAGGATTGTCCTGTGCATATTATTCACGTTATTGAGGATTGA